Proteins encoded by one window of Nocardia goodfellowii:
- a CDS encoding DUF2771 domain-containing protein, which translates to MSERRKLSGRTIIALLAVATLVVVGVAGAVVFNAVRNAPWHAPELTAYAHGQTVDVTPFAYCSVTMRDCRVLPQNPADAAGSVFDGLPCKESDCQRGRTTSLEVPPGYPLQVSLPSQIVNAPWLATLVYVREDGQIVIEEKWRDEYPEGARAITIDSRPLPELRLVGVEVQLPILARDESGREGWVPHAAWSISTAQA; encoded by the coding sequence GTGAGTGAGCGACGCAAGCTCAGCGGCCGCACCATCATCGCCCTGCTCGCGGTGGCCACCCTGGTTGTCGTCGGCGTGGCGGGAGCCGTGGTGTTCAACGCCGTCCGCAACGCGCCGTGGCATGCGCCCGAGCTCACCGCCTACGCGCACGGGCAGACCGTCGATGTCACGCCCTTCGCCTACTGCTCGGTCACCATGCGTGACTGCCGCGTGCTGCCGCAGAACCCGGCCGACGCCGCGGGTTCGGTCTTCGATGGTCTGCCCTGTAAGGAATCCGACTGCCAGCGGGGCCGGACCACTTCGCTCGAAGTGCCGCCCGGCTACCCGTTGCAGGTGTCGTTGCCGAGCCAGATAGTGAACGCGCCGTGGCTGGCGACGCTGGTGTACGTCCGGGAGGACGGGCAGATCGTGATCGAGGAGAAGTGGCGCGACGAATACCCGGAGGGCGCGCGGGCCATCACCATCGATTCGCGGCCGCTTCCGGAGCTGCGGTTGGTCGGCGTGGAAGTCCAGCTGCCGATCCTGGCACGGGACGAGTCCGGTCGCGAAGGCTGGGTACCGCACGCCGCGTGGTCCATCAGTACCGCTCAGGCATAG
- a CDS encoding glutaminyl-peptide cyclotransferase: MERNPRSLAMAVLFCLLTASGCTGADDAPPELRIEVVGTRPHDPRAFTQGLEISDGVLYESTGLTGASWVRASDLATGAELARAQVPGDFFGEGITRAGATLWQLTWKDNVAYARDPASLAVRGQARYDGEGWGLCTRGERLVMSDGTATLTFRDPISFAVTGTVALDGYRGAHLNELDCAPDGSVYANDYPTDRILRIDPESGRVLGVIDARGLLTPAERARTDVLNGIAHLPGTDRFLVTGKYWPTIFEVRFVPV, translated from the coding sequence ATGGAACGCAATCCGCGTTCGTTGGCCATGGCTGTTCTTTTCTGCCTGCTCACGGCGAGCGGTTGCACCGGTGCCGACGATGCTCCCCCAGAGCTTCGAATCGAGGTCGTCGGCACCCGCCCGCACGACCCGCGAGCCTTCACCCAGGGGCTCGAGATATCCGACGGAGTGCTGTACGAAAGCACCGGGTTGACGGGCGCGTCGTGGGTGCGCGCCAGCGATCTCGCCACCGGCGCTGAATTGGCGCGCGCACAGGTGCCCGGCGACTTCTTCGGCGAGGGCATCACCCGGGCCGGCGCCACGCTGTGGCAGTTGACCTGGAAGGACAACGTGGCCTACGCCCGCGACCCGGCCAGTCTCGCGGTGCGCGGTCAGGCGCGATACGACGGCGAGGGCTGGGGTCTGTGCACCCGTGGCGAGCGGTTGGTGATGAGCGACGGCACCGCGACGCTGACCTTCCGCGATCCGATCAGCTTCGCCGTCACCGGCACCGTCGCCCTCGACGGCTACCGCGGCGCACACCTGAACGAGCTGGACTGCGCGCCCGACGGTTCGGTCTACGCCAACGACTATCCGACCGATCGGATCCTCCGCATCGATCCCGAGTCCGGGCGTGTCCTCGGGGTGATCGACGCGCGCGGGCTGCTCACGCCCGCCGAACGGGCCCGTACCGACGTGCTCAACGGCATCGCTCACCTGCCCGGCACCGATCGGTTCCTGGTCACCGGCAAGTACTGGCCGACGATCTTCGAGGTGCGCTTCGTCCCGGTGTGA
- a CDS encoding MFS transporter, protein MTTPRDPTGPDRGSWDGVEQPPVHRHPGFTSYPPPTRPLPPLGSEHRGPRRVFPNRPKPPQPETRPYHQAPPPPGAPHRGNQAPQPDPTRHTPDPTRHTPGQTRHTPDPTQQIPDPTQQIPHAEPGRQRVPRKLTVTRVAVMRGRELTEKGIATFQRAAKADGADKSGLTALTYATMTNFALDAAIAVALANTLFFASATAESKSKVALYLLITIAPFAVIAPLIGPLLDRLQRGRRLALATSFGIRAAVAVILIFQFDNIALYPLALCMMIGSKSFSVLKSAVTPRVLPPEIDLVRTNSRLTVFGLVGGTIGAGAVAALAAYIAGSNGALILAVLIALAGAYLSLRIPRWVEVTEGEVPATLSYHGEEARTEVIREVPPDIPARRRRQPLGRAVVTGLWGNSAIRVLTGFLTFYVAFVAKATEHRPTQQAMMLVIVGAAAAIGNFTGNATGARLELGRPSLIVVGCTAACTLVAVFAVLADNLLGAAVATLVASGASALAKVSLDAAIQDDLPPESIASGFGRSETVLQLSWVIGGSAGVLMPTEWWKGFAVVSVILVLGLAQTYLSYRGHSLLPFMTGNRPQHVEQKVPGTTTFIPRPTGEPLSE, encoded by the coding sequence GTGACGACTCCTCGTGATCCCACCGGTCCTGACCGTGGTTCCTGGGATGGCGTGGAACAACCACCGGTCCACCGGCATCCCGGGTTCACCAGTTATCCGCCGCCGACCCGCCCGCTGCCACCGCTGGGTTCCGAACACCGCGGCCCGCGCCGAGTCTTCCCGAACCGGCCGAAGCCGCCGCAGCCGGAAACGCGGCCCTACCACCAGGCGCCGCCGCCGCCCGGAGCACCACACCGCGGTAACCAAGCACCACAACCGGATCCGACCCGGCACACCCCGGATCCGACTCGGCACACCCCAGGTCAGACCCGACACACCCCAGATCCGACCCAGCAGATTCCGGATCCGACTCAGCAGATCCCGCACGCCGAACCAGGCCGGCAACGCGTGCCACGCAAACTGACCGTCACCCGGGTAGCCGTCATGCGCGGTCGTGAGCTGACCGAGAAGGGCATAGCCACCTTCCAGCGCGCCGCGAAGGCGGACGGTGCCGACAAGTCCGGTCTCACCGCGCTGACCTACGCGACCATGACGAACTTCGCCTTGGACGCGGCGATCGCGGTGGCGCTGGCCAACACGCTGTTCTTCGCCAGCGCGACAGCGGAGAGCAAATCGAAGGTCGCGCTGTATCTGCTGATCACCATCGCCCCGTTCGCGGTGATCGCTCCGCTGATCGGCCCGCTGCTGGACCGGTTGCAACGTGGCCGGAGATTGGCGCTGGCGACGTCGTTCGGGATCCGTGCGGCGGTCGCGGTGATCCTGATCTTCCAGTTCGACAACATCGCGCTCTATCCGCTCGCGTTGTGCATGATGATCGGCAGTAAATCGTTCTCGGTGCTCAAGAGCGCGGTGACGCCGCGCGTGCTGCCACCGGAGATCGATCTGGTCCGCACGAATTCCCGGCTCACGGTTTTCGGACTGGTCGGCGGCACGATCGGCGCGGGCGCGGTGGCCGCGCTCGCCGCTTATATCGCCGGGTCCAACGGCGCGCTGATCCTGGCCGTGCTGATCGCGCTGGCCGGCGCCTATCTGAGCCTGCGCATTCCGCGCTGGGTCGAGGTCACCGAGGGCGAAGTGCCCGCGACCCTGAGTTATCACGGCGAAGAAGCCCGCACGGAAGTCATCCGTGAGGTGCCGCCCGATATTCCGGCGCGCCGCCGCCGGCAGCCGCTGGGCCGCGCCGTGGTCACCGGATTGTGGGGCAACAGCGCGATCCGCGTGCTGACCGGTTTCCTCACCTTCTATGTGGCCTTCGTCGCCAAGGCCACCGAGCACCGGCCGACGCAGCAGGCGATGATGCTGGTCATCGTCGGCGCGGCCGCGGCGATCGGCAATTTCACCGGCAACGCCACCGGCGCGCGCCTCGAGCTCGGCCGCCCGTCGCTGATCGTGGTGGGCTGCACCGCGGCTTGCACGCTGGTCGCCGTTTTCGCGGTCCTCGCCGACAACCTGCTGGGCGCGGCCGTCGCGACGCTGGTCGCCTCCGGTGCGAGCGCCCTGGCGAAGGTGTCGCTGGACGCGGCGATCCAGGATGACCTGCCACCGGAGTCGATCGCTTCCGGTTTCGGCCGGTCCGAGACCGTGCTGCAGTTGTCCTGGGTGATCGGCGGCTCGGCCGGTGTGCTGATGCCGACCGAGTGGTGGAAGGGTTTCGCCGTCGTTTCGGTGATACTCGTGCTGGGCCTGGCCCAGACCTACCTCAGCTATCGCGGCCATTCGCTGCTGCCTTTCATGACGGGCAACCGGCCGCAGCATGTCGAGCAGAAAGTGCCCGGCACAACGACATTCATCCCCCGACCGACTGGAGAACCCCTCAGTGAGTGA